Proteins co-encoded in one Aspergillus fumigatus Af293 chromosome 6, whole genome shotgun sequence genomic window:
- a CDS encoding class I SAM-dependent methyltransferase has protein sequence MSDFTELNRQYFSKLASSYREEFRQGQELIFNEVQGRRAWISDTWNDTKSGKGHKIRMLEYACGPGAVSAALAPFVDHIVGIDVSEEMIKQFNINAQETGFADKMHGYHGDLLAEPVPDHLSGPEFFDFDLVAVSMALHHFDKPDMALQRLGERLKKDGMFLIIDLVLEDEHSSNSLQKAFPQASATVRTHGFTSDSMQKLFEEAGMGQNFDYKVIQEPIVFRKEGKEIRKTVFIARSQRS, from the exons ATGTCGGACTTTACTGAGTTGAACAGACAATATTTCAG TAAACTAGCTAGTTCCTACAGGGAGGAATTCCGACAAGGCCAGGAATTGATCTTTAATGAGGTTCAAGGGCGTCGTGCATGGATCAGTGATACTTGGAACGACACCAAGTCGGGAAAAGGTCATAAAATTAGGATGCTCGAGTACGCTTGCGGGCCTGGTGCTGTCTCCGCA GCGCTGGCACCGTTCGTCGACCATATTGTTGGCATTGACGTATCCGAAGAAATGATTAAGCAATTCAACATCAACGCCCAAGAAACGGGCTTTGCGGATAAGATGCATGGCTACCACGGCGACCTCCTCGCTGAACCCGTGCCGGACCATCTATCTGGGCCTGAATTCTTCGATTTCGATCTCGTCGCTGTGAGCATGGCACTTCATCACTTTGACAAACCTGACATGGCGTTACAACGCCTTGGTGAGCGGCTGAAGAAGGACGGCATGTTTTTGATTATCGATTTGGTATTGGAAGATGAGCACTCCTCGAATAGCCTGCAGAAGGCATTTCCCCAGGCAAGCGCGACAGTTAGAACACATGGCTTCACCTCGGACAGCATGCAAAAGTTGTTCGAAGAAGCCGGAATGGGTCAGAACTTCGACTACAAGGTCATTCAGGAGCCGATAGTGTTTagaaaggagggaaaagagatCAGGAAGACTGTTTTCATCGCGAGATCTCAGCGCAGTTAG
- a CDS encoding complex I NDUFA9 subunit family protein, producing MQKCRAVNSALGSRAFVPALRVQFQVQRRNLQDVVITRTGKPILKVQGGRSSLGGHTATVFGATGFLGRYIVNKLANQGCTVVVPFREEMTKRHLKPTGDLGRVVFIEYDLRNTQSIEESVRHSDVVYNLVGRQYPTKNFSYTDVHVDGTERIAEAVAKYDVDRFIHVSSYNADKNSPSEFFRTKAWGEEVARSIFPETTIVRPAPMFGFEDNLLHKLAGVTNLFTSNHMQERFWPVHVIDVGSALELMLHDDTTAGQTFELYGPKNYSTAEIAQLVDREIVKHRRHINVPKAVLKPMAYYLNKLLWWHTISADEVEREFIDQKIDKTAKTFKDLGMEPAELSDLTFHYLKGYRSSSYYDLPPATERERKEEKKYLHVLDDQ from the exons ATGCAGAAGTGCCGGGCCGTCAATTCCGCTCTGGGGTCGCGGGCATTCGTCCCCGCCCTTCGGGTCCAATTCCAAGTGCAGCGCCGGAATCTCCAGGATGTCGTGATTACTAGAACTGGGAAGCCAATCTTGAAGGTTCAGGGCGGACG GTCCTCTCTCGGAG GTCATACCGCTACTGTTTTTGGTGCTACTGGCTTTCTCGGTCGTTACATTGTCAACAAGCTCG CCAACCAGGGATGCACGGTCGTTGTTCCCTTCCGCGAGGAAATGACAAAGAGACATCTCAAGCCGACTGGTGATCTCGGAAGAGTTGTCTTCATT GAATACGACCTACGGAATACTCAATCTATCGAGGAAAGTGTCCGTCACTCCGATGTTGTCTACAACCTTGTTGGTCGTCAGTATCCCACGAA AAACTTCTCCTATACCGACGTTCATGTTGATGGAACTGAGCGCATCGCCGAGGCTGTCGCCAAATACGATGTTGACAGATTTATCCACGTCTCCTCCTACAACGCCGACAAGAACTCGCCATCTGAGTTTTTCAGGACAAAG GCGTGGGGTGAGGAGGTTGCTCGCTCAATTTTCCCCGAAACCACCATCGTCCGGCCTGCTCCCATGTTTGGTTTCGAGGACAATCTTCTCCACAAGCTCGCCGGTGTCACCAATCTTTTCACTTCCAACCACATGCAGGAACGCTTCTGGCCCGTTCAC GTCATTGATGTTGGCTCCGCGCTCGAGTTGATGCTCCACGACGACACCACTGCCGGCCAGACTTTCGAGCTCTATGGGCCGAAGAACTACTCTACTGCGGAAATTGCTCAATTGGTTGACCGTGAAATCGTCAAGCACCGCCGCCACATCAACGTCCCCAAGGCTGTCCTGAAGCCTATGGCATACTACCTGAACAAGCTCCTCTGGTGGCACACCATCTCCGCCGATGAGGTGGAGCGGGAGTTCATTGACCAGAAGATTGACAAGACTGCTAAGACATTCAAAGACCTTGGTATGGAGCCCGCCGAGCTCAGCGACCTCACCTTCCACTACTTG AAAGGCTACAGAAGTTCCTCCTACTACGATCTGCCTCCCGCCACTGAGCGCgaaagaaaggaggaaaagaagtaCTTGCACGTTCTTGACGACCAGTAG